A genome region from Paenibacillus pabuli includes the following:
- a CDS encoding non-canonical purine NTP pyrophosphatase, whose translation MEIVLATWSPRKAQWIKEGLLKLPIPMRALFENEVDEVDESGNTFEENALLKANAVQITSNRIIVAEDSGLCVNVLDGNPGVCTARWAPGTDDDRSVKLLEELKHVTNPALRTARIKSVVAIRFPDGSSSYTYGELEGRISFSPRGRLASGYSRIFELPRGLTIAENGLPTVKVNDHHLQALAMVTERIREWIIAHESRGDSLD comes from the coding sequence ATGGAAATTGTTTTAGCCACTTGGAGTCCAAGGAAAGCCCAATGGATAAAGGAAGGACTGCTTAAATTACCGATCCCAATGAGGGCGTTATTTGAAAATGAAGTGGACGAAGTTGATGAGAGTGGAAATACCTTCGAGGAAAACGCGCTTTTGAAAGCCAACGCAGTTCAGATTACATCAAATAGGATTATCGTTGCGGAAGACTCAGGGTTATGTGTAAATGTTTTAGACGGAAATCCAGGTGTTTGTACTGCCCGGTGGGCTCCCGGTACGGATGATGATCGAAGTGTTAAATTGCTTGAGGAACTAAAACATGTAACCAACCCAGCACTTCGTACAGCACGAATTAAGAGTGTAGTCGCAATCCGGTTTCCGGATGGTAGTAGTTCCTATACATATGGAGAGTTAGAAGGGAGAATTTCATTCAGTCCACGTGGCAGACTAGCGAGTGGTTATTCTCGTATCTTTGAGCTACCAAGGGGGCTAACCATTGCTGAAAATGGATTACCTACTGTTAAAGTCAATGATCATCACTTACAGGCTTTAGCAATGGTAACCGAGCGTATTAGAGAGTGGATCATTGCTCACGAATCAAGAGGTGACTCTCTTGACTAA
- a CDS encoding DMT family transporter: protein MTKDDASRFSTVKDQYILAMGAALLVTILWSTSYILNKMAFQHHIGPFTLAGLRYSVSAITLVLVRLILLNRSSIVPKKHVQKGKVRIQLRPYYIVVLGVTGYLMAQGLQYAGQMLITPTQTSMILSVGNTAALIVLDVSWLRELRGRISFLGIVAALAGVVVFYFPWDFRGGHISGILLILASCAGYAIHLALTRHLLKNGKASSGDLVLMPMAIGAFGMLVIGLIFEGLPRFSWPLVGIILWLGIINGSFAFSLWTWSQKHLRAYENSLINNLMLLEVAVLDILIFHRNLSVAELLGLLIVGLAILFVQIYSHLKRPT from the coding sequence TTGACTAAGGATGATGCAAGTCGTTTTAGTACAGTCAAAGATCAATATATCCTCGCCATGGGTGCAGCCCTATTAGTCACCATACTTTGGTCGACCTCGTACATTTTAAACAAGATGGCGTTTCAACATCATATTGGGCCTTTTACGCTAGCTGGTTTACGTTACAGCGTTTCAGCAATCACATTAGTGCTCGTTCGGTTGATTCTGCTAAATCGAAGTAGTATAGTACCAAAAAAGCATGTTCAAAAGGGAAAAGTACGTATTCAATTACGACCGTATTATATCGTTGTACTTGGAGTAACTGGATATCTAATGGCACAGGGGTTACAATACGCGGGGCAGATGCTGATTACACCCACACAAACGAGCATGATTCTCTCCGTTGGTAACACTGCAGCTTTAATTGTATTAGACGTTTCCTGGCTTAGAGAGTTACGTGGTCGCATATCATTTTTAGGGATCGTAGCAGCACTCGCTGGAGTTGTCGTTTTCTATTTCCCTTGGGATTTTAGGGGAGGGCATATTAGTGGGATTTTACTAATCCTCGCTTCATGTGCTGGATATGCTATCCATCTTGCACTAACGAGGCACTTACTAAAGAACGGAAAAGCAAGTTCAGGTGATCTCGTTCTAATGCCCATGGCAATTGGTGCTTTTGGGATGTTAGTTATTGGGCTGATCTTTGAAGGTTTACCAAGGTTCTCATGGCCACTTGTGGGGATCATACTGTGGCTAGGAATTATTAATGGTTCATTTGCATTCTCTTTATGGACTTGGAGTCAAAAGCACTTGCGGGCCTATGAGAACAGTCTAATCAACAATTTAATGCTGCTAGAGGTAGCTGTATTGGATATTCTCATTTTCCACCGCAATCTGTCGGTTGCTGAACTGTTGGGACTACTGATTGTAGGATTAGCTATATTATTCGTACAAATATACTCTCATTTAAAAAGACCTACTTAG
- a CDS encoding RNA polymerase sigma factor — MDSISKNGKEAAEAIRSYVKPIFGFALNRVKQRAEAEDLAQEIMLQLLKSFSGVRDIRSLDAYVWTVARYTWVNWLKKRAHAPQAIEINGMSELSAAPSREPLDRLLVTEAYRDLRREVAFLSDIHRRIVVMHYYDELKIGDIAIALNIPVGTVKWHLSEAKKKLRKGMKRMRATGTLSVNPVSMGEMGHSGSAGRLGETNDFLGRALAQNIVYAAYHKARTVHQIAEELGMPPSLLEGEVRHLADYNFLIQTSPGKYQSNTIVWDLFELAVAGHQFWQDCAAEVADVHFDALMEVRRQVEDSGVYVPDGDYNFLLWTLLPKNVEEQSWRSMPAGETFEVVAPMRKDGGQYIAYAALNRSHNADPGFDLSSYVTFGPSLRYVEDTPLYLWQFNTYWSDRQMDWRFLEYRNVEICHAFQQGELPDNEENAEQYSFLLEKGYIRKTEEGYKFNAVWIDSPQTLDRLNKAMPDLSALYAPAVGKLYDKMLNLFLQNQPKHLEPQLAYMVRGNTGGGRLVAYILKHLVDNGKLKPPLPHQQKTISTWMGPVK; from the coding sequence ATGGATTCAATTAGTAAAAACGGAAAAGAAGCGGCGGAAGCGATTCGGAGCTATGTCAAACCGATTTTCGGTTTTGCCTTAAACCGGGTCAAGCAGCGGGCCGAGGCGGAGGATCTGGCTCAGGAGATTATGCTGCAGTTGTTGAAATCCTTCTCTGGGGTGCGGGACATTAGAAGCCTTGACGCTTACGTCTGGACGGTTGCCCGATACACTTGGGTGAATTGGTTGAAAAAGCGTGCGCACGCTCCCCAAGCGATCGAAATCAACGGCATGTCCGAACTGTCGGCCGCCCCTTCTCGGGAGCCGCTTGACCGGCTGTTGGTAACCGAAGCTTACCGCGATCTCCGCCGAGAAGTCGCGTTTCTGTCCGACATCCATCGCCGAATCGTGGTCATGCATTACTACGACGAGCTTAAAATCGGCGATATAGCGATTGCTCTGAACATTCCTGTAGGCACGGTGAAGTGGCATTTGAGCGAGGCTAAAAAGAAGTTACGGAAAGGGATGAAACGTATGCGTGCAACAGGAACTTTAAGTGTCAATCCGGTCAGCATGGGGGAAATGGGCCATTCCGGTTCGGCCGGCAGACTGGGCGAAACCAACGATTTTCTTGGACGCGCCTTGGCGCAAAATATCGTTTACGCGGCTTATCACAAGGCGCGTACCGTACATCAAATTGCGGAGGAGCTCGGAATGCCGCCGTCTTTGCTGGAAGGCGAAGTTCGGCACCTGGCCGATTACAATTTCCTCATCCAAACCTCTCCCGGCAAATATCAAAGCAATACCATCGTCTGGGACCTCTTCGAGTTGGCCGTAGCCGGTCATCAATTTTGGCAAGATTGCGCCGCCGAAGTGGCCGATGTTCATTTTGACGCGTTAATGGAAGTTCGCCGGCAAGTCGAGGATAGCGGAGTGTACGTTCCGGACGGCGACTATAACTTCCTGCTCTGGACCTTGCTGCCCAAGAACGTCGAGGAGCAATCTTGGCGGAGCATGCCGGCGGGCGAAACCTTCGAAGTGGTCGCACCAATGCGAAAGGACGGAGGTCAGTATATTGCCTATGCGGCGTTAAACCGGAGCCACAATGCCGATCCGGGTTTTGATTTGAGTAGTTACGTCACCTTCGGTCCGTCGCTCCGCTACGTCGAAGACACTCCCTTATACTTGTGGCAATTCAATACTTACTGGAGCGACCGCCAGATGGATTGGCGTTTCCTGGAATACCGGAATGTCGAGATTTGTCATGCGTTCCAACAAGGGGAACTGCCCGACAACGAAGAGAACGCCGAGCAATATTCGTTCCTGCTGGAGAAGGGGTACATCCGCAAGACGGAGGAGGGGTACAAGTTCAATGCGGTTTGGATCGACTCCCCGCAAACGTTGGATCGGTTAAACAAGGCAATGCCGGATTTGTCCGCTCTGTATGCGCCTGCTGTCGGCAAGCTCTACGACAAAATGCTCAACCTGTTCCTACAAAATCAGCCGAAGCATTTGGAGCCGCAGCTTGCTTACATGGTGAGAGGCAACACCGGCGGAGGCCGGCTTGTCGCTTATATTTTGAAGCATTTGGTCGATAACGGGAAGTTGAAACCGCCGTTGCCGCACCAGCAGAAGACGATCTCAACCTGGATGGGGCCGGTCAAGTAA
- a CDS encoding AAA family ATPase produces the protein MKNIFLIGGTMGVGKTTTCQIMKDKLSNSVFLDGDWCWDMRPFQVTEETKEMVMQNICFLLNNFIKCTVYENIVFCWVMHQQAIVDEIITRLDTQGCKVHLISLVCSIEALKERLIKDVDVGNRTEDILLRSLERIPLYEQLNTTKVDVSNITAEQAADFIIQRFSIPTN, from the coding sequence ATGAAAAACATTTTTCTGATTGGCGGTACAATGGGCGTAGGAAAAACAACAACTTGCCAAATTATGAAGGATAAATTGAGCAACAGCGTATTTCTTGATGGGGACTGGTGCTGGGACATGCGTCCATTTCAAGTGACCGAGGAAACCAAAGAGATGGTTATGCAAAATATATGCTTCCTTTTGAATAATTTTATCAAGTGTACTGTTTATGAAAATATTGTCTTTTGCTGGGTAATGCATCAGCAAGCTATTGTTGATGAGATTATTACACGTCTTGATACACAAGGTTGCAAAGTGCATCTCATATCCTTGGTATGCAGTATAGAGGCATTGAAAGAACGACTGATTAAGGATGTAGATGTCGGAAATCGTACGGAAGATATATTATTAAGAAGCCTAGAGCGCATTCCTCTATACGAACAACTGAATACAACTAAAGTGGATGTCTCGAACATCACCGCCGAGCAAGCAGCAGACTTTATTATTCAGCGGTTCTCAATACCAACTAATTGA
- a CDS encoding helix-turn-helix transcriptional regulator — protein sequence MTEEQSYTTEEISKLLKISKLTVYDLIKKGDLVAYRVGKQMRIDATDLEAYKRRSKQLQSPTGQLTTSAHPAATAPVTERSDSDKPLAAPLHDQSNAPSRPASEASSLVQGESAVPHAARHIVITGQDVSLDILMRHMEKQTRNIRPLRSFMGSLDGLISMYRGESDLVSTHLLDGDTGEYNLPYIRKILIGWSYVVVNLLSRPAGLYVKRGNPRGLQGWADLDQPDLRLANRERGSGARVLLDEQLRLHGIPSSRLIGYNLEETSHMGVAAKVSSGEADVGIGIEKAARLVGQVDFIPLTQERYDLVMLKKPGNEMWTDSVLRILQSSEFRQELQSFEGYDVSRTGEILYEV from the coding sequence ATGACAGAGGAGCAATCCTATACGACCGAAGAAATATCCAAGCTGCTCAAAATATCCAAACTAACCGTGTATGACCTGATTAAAAAGGGAGACCTCGTCGCTTATCGCGTCGGCAAACAAATGAGGATTGATGCCACCGATCTGGAGGCATACAAGCGGCGTTCCAAGCAGCTGCAGTCCCCAACCGGCCAGCTCACCACTTCCGCCCATCCCGCAGCAACGGCTCCGGTGACCGAACGCAGTGATTCCGATAAACCTTTGGCTGCACCTCTACATGACCAATCTAATGCCCCATCCAGACCGGCATCCGAGGCTTCCAGCTTGGTACAGGGAGAATCTGCTGTCCCTCATGCAGCTCGGCATATCGTCATTACAGGGCAGGACGTGAGCTTGGATATTCTCATGCGCCATATGGAGAAACAAACGCGTAACATTCGTCCACTGCGCTCTTTCATGGGCAGCCTGGATGGGCTCATCTCTATGTACCGCGGCGAGTCCGACCTGGTCAGCACTCATCTGCTCGATGGAGATACGGGCGAGTATAATCTGCCCTACATCCGGAAAATTCTGATTGGCTGGTCGTATGTCGTCGTAAACCTGCTCTCAAGACCCGCAGGATTGTATGTAAAGCGCGGTAACCCGCGCGGCTTACAAGGCTGGGCAGACCTGGATCAGCCTGATCTGCGACTCGCCAACCGCGAGAGGGGTTCCGGGGCGCGTGTCCTGCTCGATGAGCAGCTTCGTTTGCATGGCATTCCTTCTTCCCGCCTGATCGGTTATAACCTCGAAGAGACCAGTCATATGGGTGTTGCCGCCAAAGTCAGCTCCGGTGAAGCCGATGTCGGCATTGGCATTGAGAAGGCTGCACGTCTTGTTGGTCAGGTTGATTTCATTCCACTGACTCAGGAGCGCTATGATCTGGTTATGTTAAAGAAACCGGGCAATGAGATGTGGACCGATTCGGTCCTGCGCATCCTTCAATCTTCGGAGTTCAGACAGGAGCTGCAATCCTTTGAAGGTTATGACGTATCCCGTACTGGTGAGATTTTGTATGAAGTATAG
- the modA gene encoding molybdate ABC transporter substrate-binding protein: MRKRIGYILGSMSLGMALVFAGCGAGTDSTDSSTAIEPVSSAPATSGETNSAANTEPQETVELTISAAASLTDAMKEIETNYELAHPYIELNFNFGASGALQQQIEQGAPADIFVSAATKNMNALVDENLIASADQKNLLQNSLVAIIPAGSENAVSNEQDLTADSVKTVAIGIPESVPAGTYAKEALTNASLWDQLKSKLVQGKDVRQVLQYVETGNADAGFVYKTDALTSDQVKIAFEVDKNSYTPANYPVGIIEATKHRTEAEQFYAYLQTPEVLDVFAKYGFSVPE; this comes from the coding sequence ATGAGAAAAAGAATAGGATACATACTGGGGAGCATGTCTCTCGGAATGGCACTTGTGTTCGCAGGGTGTGGTGCAGGTACGGACAGCACGGATTCTTCTACAGCCATTGAGCCGGTGTCCTCGGCACCAGCGACATCGGGAGAAACGAATTCAGCAGCGAATACCGAGCCGCAGGAAACCGTAGAATTAACGATCTCCGCAGCAGCCAGTCTGACCGATGCAATGAAAGAAATCGAAACCAATTATGAGCTTGCCCACCCTTATATCGAACTTAACTTTAACTTCGGGGCATCGGGAGCACTTCAGCAGCAGATTGAACAGGGTGCACCTGCTGATATTTTTGTATCGGCGGCAACGAAAAATATGAATGCTCTGGTAGACGAGAACCTGATTGCATCTGCTGACCAGAAGAATTTGCTGCAGAACTCACTTGTCGCAATCATTCCAGCAGGTAGTGAAAATGCGGTATCAAACGAGCAGGATCTGACAGCGGATTCCGTTAAAACCGTAGCCATCGGGATTCCGGAAAGTGTGCCGGCAGGAACCTATGCGAAGGAAGCGCTGACCAATGCAAGTCTGTGGGATCAGCTTAAAAGCAAGCTTGTGCAGGGTAAGGATGTCAGACAGGTTCTGCAATATGTGGAGACTGGGAATGCAGACGCGGGATTTGTGTACAAAACGGATGCACTGACCTCGGATCAGGTAAAAATTGCGTTTGAGGTGGACAAGAACAGCTATACGCCGGCCAATTATCCGGTAGGCATTATTGAAGCCACGAAACACCGGACAGAAGCAGAACAATTTTATGCGTATTTGCAAACCCCTGAAGTGCTGGATGTATTTGCGAAGTACGGATTCTCTGTTCCAGAATGA
- the modB gene encoding molybdate ABC transporter permease subunit — MSGNEIDWTAFWSPVRLSLQVALLSSVIAAVLGIAVAWWMSRRSFRGKIVLETVFMLPLVLPPTVVGFLLLVLLGRKSLLGQWIEAIFSAPVIFSWWAAVIASVVVAFPLVYQTMKSGFSGIDRDLEDAGRSIGANEWQVFRYISLPLAGRALMTAFILGFARALGEFGATLMIAGNIPGKTQTVPTAIYVAVDSGNQTMAWAWTGSIIIISFVMLLLTRQPTHEKA; from the coding sequence ATGAGTGGTAATGAGATAGACTGGACCGCATTCTGGTCACCTGTTCGCCTGTCACTTCAGGTTGCTCTGTTGTCCAGCGTAATCGCAGCCGTGCTCGGCATTGCTGTAGCCTGGTGGATGTCACGCCGCTCTTTTCGGGGCAAAATTGTGCTGGAAACCGTGTTTATGCTGCCGCTGGTGCTCCCGCCAACCGTGGTTGGCTTTCTGTTACTCGTTTTGCTGGGACGCAAAAGTCTGCTCGGACAATGGATTGAAGCGATCTTCTCGGCGCCGGTCATCTTCTCCTGGTGGGCTGCGGTAATTGCTTCAGTGGTCGTGGCCTTCCCCTTGGTTTATCAGACCATGAAATCCGGTTTCAGTGGTATTGATAGGGATCTGGAGGATGCGGGCAGATCGATCGGGGCGAATGAGTGGCAGGTATTCCGTTACATTTCGCTGCCGCTGGCCGGACGTGCGCTTATGACAGCCTTCATATTGGGTTTTGCTCGGGCACTGGGGGAATTCGGGGCCACACTGATGATCGCTGGAAATATTCCTGGCAAAACCCAAACCGTACCTACCGCAATCTACGTTGCAGTGGATTCGGGCAATCAGACCATGGCATGGGCATGGACAGGTTCCATCATTATTATCTCATTTGTCATGTTGCTTCTAACGAGGCAGCCTACCCATGAGAAGGCTTGA
- a CDS encoding transporter substrate-binding domain-containing protein, with amino-acid sequence MAKKWGIHQFRTALLFVTMLAVLAGCSTGNASNEAETTSASGQDTVKKIIVGTGTQFPNVCFIDENGKLTGYDVELIREIDKRLPEYEFEFSTMEFKNLLLSLETKKIDLIAHQMEVNEERQAKFLFNDEAYNIFPNKVVVSQKNQDVNSIDDLKGKKLIVGATSNAAVLAEKWNADNGNSIDIVYSGAGEDTITQIKSGRVDATISTPFAIDYQNKAVDAQLKTVGDALSNSKVYFILNKDEQELKAKVDEALKSIKEDGTLSKLSTEWLGADYTVEE; translated from the coding sequence ATGGCTAAAAAATGGGGGATTCATCAATTTCGGACAGCGCTCTTGTTCGTAACCATGCTCGCGGTGCTGGCAGGATGCAGCACAGGCAATGCTTCAAATGAAGCGGAGACCACATCCGCGTCCGGTCAAGATACAGTGAAGAAGATTATTGTAGGCACAGGTACGCAATTTCCGAATGTATGCTTTATTGATGAGAATGGCAAATTGACAGGATACGATGTGGAATTGATTCGCGAAATTGATAAACGGCTGCCCGAATATGAGTTTGAATTCAGTACCATGGAGTTCAAAAACCTGCTGCTCAGCCTGGAGACGAAAAAAATCGATCTGATTGCTCACCAGATGGAAGTGAATGAAGAGAGACAGGCAAAATTCCTGTTTAATGATGAAGCTTATAATATTTTCCCGAATAAAGTGGTCGTGAGTCAAAAAAACCAGGATGTGAATTCCATCGACGATCTGAAAGGGAAAAAGCTTATTGTAGGTGCAACGAGCAATGCGGCTGTGCTGGCTGAGAAGTGGAATGCGGACAATGGCAACAGCATCGATATTGTATACTCGGGAGCCGGTGAAGACACGATCACTCAGATCAAATCCGGCCGGGTGGATGCAACGATCAGTACGCCGTTCGCTATCGACTATCAGAATAAGGCCGTGGATGCCCAATTAAAAACGGTGGGAGATGCCCTATCCAACTCCAAAGTCTATTTCATCCTCAACAAGGACGAGCAGGAACTCAAAGCCAAAGTGGATGAAGCCCTCAAATCAATCAAGGAAGACGGGACATTAAGCAAACTGAGCACAGAATGGCTTGGAGCGGATTATACGGTTGAAGAGTAG
- a CDS encoding amino acid ABC transporter permease has protein sequence MGKAFDITLVLDFIPELLRYLHITLIVLGGSIVLGLVGGLLLAVPRLYQIPVLSQLATLYVSFMRGTPILIKLFLVYYGLPELLKPIGIDLSRTDPLVFVIVTYALSDAASFAEIFRGAVRSVDKGQTEAAYAAGMTTFQSFRRIVVPQALILAFPNMANTLIGSLKDTSLAFSIGVMDMVGRGQTLISATSHALEVYISLSVVYYVIVIVLEKGFTLAERRLQRHERKSTVPKPAVRAERLKRIAG, from the coding sequence ATGGGAAAAGCATTCGATATAACCTTGGTTCTGGATTTTATCCCGGAACTGCTACGGTATCTGCATATAACTCTGATCGTGCTGGGCGGATCCATTGTGCTTGGTCTGGTAGGCGGTTTGCTGCTGGCGGTTCCAAGACTCTACCAGATTCCGGTACTGAGTCAGCTCGCCACCCTGTATGTCTCTTTCATGCGGGGCACACCGATTCTCATCAAGCTGTTTCTGGTCTATTACGGCCTGCCCGAATTGCTGAAGCCGATTGGCATTGACCTGTCCAGAACCGATCCGCTGGTATTTGTCATCGTGACCTATGCACTTAGCGATGCTGCATCCTTTGCGGAGATCTTCCGCGGAGCCGTTCGCAGTGTTGACAAGGGCCAGACCGAAGCGGCTTATGCAGCAGGGATGACTACGTTTCAGTCTTTTCGGCGGATCGTTGTTCCCCAAGCACTTATTTTGGCGTTCCCCAATATGGCGAACACGCTGATCGGTTCGCTCAAGGACACGTCCCTTGCTTTCTCCATCGGTGTCATGGATATGGTGGGCAGAGGACAGACGCTGATCTCGGCTACGTCACATGCGCTTGAGGTGTATATCAGCCTGTCGGTTGTTTATTATGTCATTGTTATTGTCCTTGAAAAAGGGTTTACTCTTGCTGAACGCAGACTGCAGCGTCATGAACGCAAAAGCACGGTGCCTAAGCCAGCGGTCAGAGCCGAACGACTGAAACGAATAGCGGGGTGA
- a CDS encoding amino acid ABC transporter permease: protein MSIDLQFIYTSFFKILTALPLTLVITIVPLIVGFGIGLVTALIRIYQVPWIHRVAAFYVSFLRGTPMLMHLFLIYYGIPMIIDKLSERYGWAFQSASIPILVFVLIAFSLTAGAYMSEIIRSGILAVDRGQMEAAHAVGMSTSQALRRIVLPQAIGAVLPNLCSMFVGFLHGSTLAFTVSQMDILGKADVVASVSLKFLEAFIAAAVIYWGLTVIAERITALLERRVALYRKGGVS from the coding sequence ATGTCCATTGATCTCCAGTTTATTTATACGTCCTTTTTTAAAATTCTGACGGCATTGCCACTGACACTCGTGATTACGATTGTGCCGCTGATTGTAGGCTTCGGGATCGGTCTTGTCACTGCGCTGATTCGAATCTATCAGGTGCCATGGATTCACCGGGTCGCAGCCTTCTACGTCTCTTTCTTGCGTGGTACGCCGATGTTAATGCATCTGTTTCTGATCTATTACGGTATACCGATGATTATTGACAAACTCTCTGAAAGGTACGGATGGGCCTTTCAATCGGCTTCCATACCCATTCTGGTGTTTGTATTGATTGCCTTCTCGCTGACAGCCGGAGCATATATGTCTGAGATTATCCGTTCGGGTATTCTGGCTGTGGACCGTGGACAGATGGAGGCTGCGCATGCCGTAGGCATGAGCACCTCACAGGCCTTGCGGCGCATCGTTCTCCCTCAGGCCATCGGTGCTGTATTGCCCAATCTGTGCAGCATGTTTGTCGGATTTCTGCATGGTTCGACGCTTGCCTTCACGGTTTCGCAGATGGATATCCTCGGAAAGGCAGATGTCGTTGCATCCGTCAGTTTGAAATTTCTGGAGGCCTTCATTGCTGCGGCAGTCATCTATTGGGGACTGACAGTTATCGCCGAACGGATCACTGCTCTGCTGGAACGACGGGTTGCCTTGTATCGCAAAGGAGGGGTTTCATGA
- a CDS encoding amino acid ABC transporter ATP-binding protein → MITLSNIHKSFGKQEVLKGIDLTVEQGDVVAILGPSGSGKTTLLRCVNFLERADEGKVQISGLGVDCKHARKHDIVQIRRKTAMVFQHYNLFKHKTVLDNVTEGLIVAQKMSKADARARALRVLEQVGLSDKINDYPSMLSGGQQQRVGIARALALNPEVILFDEPTSALDPELVGEVLSVIRSIAQEGITMIVVTHEMGFAREVANRVVFMDGGNVVEQGTPEEIFLRPKQERTRQFLSRYSSDWSYVI, encoded by the coding sequence ATGATTACACTAAGCAATATACACAAGTCTTTTGGCAAGCAGGAAGTGCTGAAAGGCATTGATCTCACCGTAGAGCAGGGGGATGTCGTCGCCATTCTTGGACCCAGCGGGTCGGGCAAAACGACATTGCTGCGCTGTGTAAACTTTCTGGAACGTGCGGATGAAGGCAAGGTCCAGATCAGTGGATTGGGCGTAGACTGCAAACATGCGCGCAAACACGATATCGTGCAGATCAGACGGAAAACGGCCATGGTTTTTCAGCATTATAATTTGTTCAAACACAAAACGGTGCTGGATAATGTCACCGAAGGGCTAATCGTGGCGCAGAAGATGTCCAAGGCGGATGCCCGTGCACGTGCCCTGCGTGTACTTGAACAAGTAGGGCTTTCTGACAAAATCAATGACTATCCGAGCATGCTGTCTGGTGGACAGCAGCAGCGGGTCGGCATTGCACGTGCACTAGCTCTGAATCCAGAGGTCATTCTGTTCGATGAACCGACCTCAGCTCTGGATCCAGAGCTGGTCGGAGAGGTATTATCCGTCATTCGTTCGATTGCCCAGGAGGGCATCACGATGATCGTTGTTACCCATGAAATGGGCTTTGCCCGTGAAGTGGCGAATCGGGTTGTGTTCATGGATGGTGGAAATGTGGTGGAGCAAGGAACACCCGAGGAGATCTTTTTGCGGCCCAAACAGGAGCGAACCCGCCAATTCCTAAGCCGATACTCCTCGGACTGGAGTTATGTCATTTGA
- a CDS encoding nucleoside-diphosphate sugar epimerase has translation MQSKVDEILTHIAHSHQQLARVLDAKRQVAVRMSEIINHLPDIEPELDGVEGLLDSSGQINKSIISYLGGLADLEEAVAETLTQVMREMAGQEEE, from the coding sequence ATGCAGAGCAAAGTTGATGAAATACTCACACATATTGCACACTCACACCAGCAGCTTGCACGAGTATTGGATGCCAAACGCCAAGTCGCTGTGCGGATGTCTGAAATTATTAATCATTTGCCGGATATCGAACCGGAGCTGGATGGCGTTGAGGGTCTGCTGGATAGCTCTGGGCAAATCAACAAAAGCATCATCTCCTATTTGGGGGGCCTAGCGGATCTGGAGGAAGCTGTTGCCGAAACACTGACCCAGGTGATGCGGGAGATGGCTGGTCAAGAGGAAGAATAA
- a CDS encoding restriction endonuclease subunit S, whose translation MSREQSLILMLDAAAKMQWNIALILEAKAIEAEKVRNWALNHLNGETFLTHGDQVAEPLKMHDQLVEMLEGLTRMETGLCNNLKAVMVDNSAEEGGMDGGMFGGMDLGDLGK comes from the coding sequence ATGAGCAGAGAACAAAGTCTTATACTGATGCTGGATGCTGCAGCCAAGATGCAATGGAACATTGCACTGATCTTGGAGGCCAAGGCGATTGAAGCCGAGAAAGTTCGGAATTGGGCGCTGAATCACCTGAACGGTGAAACATTTCTAACCCACGGTGATCAGGTGGCAGAACCACTGAAAATGCATGATCAACTGGTCGAAATGCTGGAAGGGTTAACCCGGATGGAAACAGGGCTCTGCAACAACTTGAAAGCTGTCATGGTTGATAACAGTGCTGAAGAAGGCGGTATGGACGGAGGCATGTTTGGCGGCATGGATCTTGGAGATTTGGGAAAATGA